GTCCAAATGCAACACAAAATACGAGCAACACGCCTATAACCCCGGATAGAGAATTAGAAATTATATCATTTTTTACCACTGGAATTGCATAACCGGGTAGTGGACTTTTTATTACACCCTTACCTTCTGACTTCATTGAAAATCCTTTGTCCGCAGCAACCTTATTCAAACCATCCGGTGATTTTGAAGCAAATTGCGATAAAAAAACTATAAGAATAATTGGGACTAATAATCCAAAAATAATTTTTATC
This Elusimicrobiota bacterium DNA region includes the following protein-coding sequences:
- a CDS encoding PDGLE domain-containing protein, which translates into the protein MKIKIKIIFGLLVPIILIVFLSQFASKSPDGLNKVAADKGFSMKSEGKGVIKSPLPGYAIPVVKNDIISNSLSGVIGVLLVFCVAFGLGYIFRKKK